Proteins from a genomic interval of Microbacterium imperiale:
- a CDS encoding MMPL family transporter, which produces MKSETRVPRWLRLGIPALLVLIWLVGGTVGGPYFGRVDEVATNDQSSFLPSSADATKVNERLTDFTGAEEIPAVVVAAADSPLDEAQLAALAELGTAVGELEGVGEVSPPIPAEDGLAVQLFVPIDAAADVGEIVGEVRTLVQDDVPAGVDAWVTGPAGFTADLVEGFLGIDGLLLVVALAAVFVILVVVYRSPLLPILVLLTSVFALCVALLTVWWLAKAEVVVLNGQVQGILFILVIGAATDYALLYTARYREAIGAGANRWDAALRAWKGSVEPILASGGTVIAGLLCLLLSDLASNKALGPIASIGIAFSMLSALTFLPALLALFGRAAFWPFIPRTGAIDLPDDPAAPVRGIWPRLARFVARRARLVWIASTAVLLIGAAGVLQLNANGVPSSDLVLGASEARDGQAALAEHFPAGSGSPASIIVPEDRLADALGVLEDNPGIESITAIAADSPTGQVSVALQDGAPVFTAAGPPGAPAPSPTVSEGDVLLSATLTEPADSLEAEQTVRDLRATFADEVPGVLVGGSTATDVDTNDTSIRDRTLIIPVILVVILVILMLLLRSVLAPVLLILSTILSFGTALGVSALVFNHVFDFPGADPAVPLYGFVFLVALGVDYNIFLMSRVREETLTHGTRRGIARGLVATGGVITSAGLVLAATFAALGVIPILFLAQIAFIVAFGVLLDTFVVRSLLVPALAHDIGSAIWWPSKLWRRERAERRSVRPEGRRD; this is translated from the coding sequence GTGAAGAGCGAAACACGTGTGCCGCGCTGGCTGCGCCTCGGCATCCCCGCCCTGCTCGTACTGATCTGGCTCGTCGGCGGGACCGTGGGTGGTCCGTACTTCGGCCGTGTCGACGAGGTCGCGACCAACGACCAGTCGTCTTTCCTGCCGTCGAGCGCCGACGCGACGAAGGTGAATGAGCGCCTGACCGACTTCACCGGCGCCGAGGAGATCCCCGCCGTCGTCGTGGCGGCAGCCGATTCGCCGCTGGACGAGGCACAGCTCGCGGCGCTCGCCGAGCTCGGCACCGCCGTCGGCGAACTCGAGGGTGTGGGTGAGGTGTCACCTCCCATCCCCGCCGAGGATGGGCTCGCCGTGCAGCTGTTCGTCCCCATCGACGCCGCAGCGGACGTGGGCGAGATCGTCGGCGAGGTCCGGACGCTCGTCCAGGACGACGTCCCCGCGGGAGTGGATGCGTGGGTCACCGGTCCCGCCGGATTCACCGCGGACCTGGTCGAAGGCTTCCTCGGCATCGACGGGCTGCTCCTCGTCGTCGCGCTGGCCGCCGTCTTCGTGATCCTCGTCGTCGTGTACCGGTCGCCGCTGCTGCCGATCCTCGTGCTGCTGACGTCGGTGTTCGCGCTGTGCGTCGCACTGCTGACGGTGTGGTGGCTCGCGAAGGCCGAGGTCGTCGTGCTGAACGGCCAGGTGCAGGGCATCCTCTTCATCCTCGTCATCGGTGCCGCCACCGACTACGCCCTGCTGTACACGGCGCGCTACCGCGAGGCGATCGGCGCGGGGGCGAACCGATGGGATGCCGCGCTGCGGGCGTGGAAGGGATCGGTCGAGCCGATCCTCGCGTCGGGCGGCACGGTGATCGCGGGCCTGCTCTGCCTGCTGCTGAGCGACCTGGCCAGCAACAAGGCCCTCGGCCCGATCGCCTCGATCGGCATCGCGTTCTCGATGCTCTCGGCGCTGACGTTCCTGCCCGCACTGCTCGCCCTGTTCGGGCGGGCCGCGTTCTGGCCGTTCATCCCGCGCACGGGTGCCATCGACCTCCCCGACGATCCGGCCGCGCCGGTGCGCGGGATCTGGCCGCGGCTGGCCCGCTTCGTCGCCCGTCGCGCGCGACTCGTATGGATTGCGAGCACGGCGGTGCTGCTCATCGGCGCGGCCGGTGTGCTGCAGCTCAACGCCAACGGCGTCCCGTCGAGCGACCTCGTGCTGGGCGCGTCGGAAGCGCGCGACGGCCAGGCGGCGCTCGCCGAGCACTTCCCGGCCGGCTCCGGCAGCCCCGCCTCGATCATCGTTCCCGAGGATCGGCTCGCCGACGCTCTCGGCGTGCTCGAGGACAACCCCGGGATCGAGTCGATCACCGCGATCGCCGCCGACTCGCCCACCGGGCAGGTCTCCGTCGCGCTGCAGGACGGCGCCCCGGTGTTCACCGCGGCCGGCCCGCCCGGAGCGCCCGCCCCGTCGCCGACCGTGTCGGAGGGCGACGTCCTGCTGTCGGCGACCCTCACCGAGCCCGCCGATTCGCTCGAGGCGGAGCAGACCGTGCGCGACCTCCGTGCGACGTTCGCGGACGAGGTGCCGGGCGTGCTCGTCGGCGGTTCGACGGCCACGGACGTCGACACCAACGACACCTCGATCCGCGATCGGACGCTGATCATCCCGGTGATCCTCGTCGTCATCCTGGTCATCCTGATGCTGCTGCTGCGGTCGGTGCTCGCGCCGGTGCTGCTCATCCTCAGCACGATCCTGTCGTTCGGTACCGCACTCGGCGTCAGCGCGCTCGTGTTCAACCACGTGTTCGACTTCCCCGGGGCCGACCCCGCGGTGCCGTTGTACGGCTTCGTCTTCCTCGTCGCGCTGGGAGTGGACTACAACATCTTCCTGATGTCGCGGGTGCGCGAAGAGACGCTCACGCACGGTACACGCCGCGGTATCGCCCGCGGGCTCGTCGCCACCGGCGGCGTCATCACCTCGGCCGGTCTCGTGTTGGCGGCGACCTTCGCGGCGCTCGGCGTCATTCCGATCCTGTTCCTCGCTCAGATCGCGTTCATCGTCGCCTTCGGTGTGCTGCTCGACACCTTCGTCGTCCGGTCGCTACTTGTGCCCGCCCTCGCGCACGACATCGGGTCCGCCATCTGGTGGCCGTCGAAGCTGTGGCGGCGCGAGCGGGCCGAGCGCCGGAGCGTTCGGCCCGAGGGTCGACGCGACTGA
- a CDS encoding isochorismatase family protein, with product MTRALFIVDVQNDFTEGGALGVSGGDAVAAAITRHLRAHADDYALIVASRDWHHADHDNGGHFADGEPDFVDTWPVHCVADTPGAEYDPELDTQAITHHVKKGQGIPAYSLFEGTTDAGESVAELLTAHGVVDVDVVGLATDYCVRASALDALAHGRRVRVLTDLVAGVAPATSEAALAELAHAGAELATAEAR from the coding sequence ATGACTCGTGCACTGTTCATCGTCGATGTCCAGAACGACTTCACGGAGGGAGGGGCGCTCGGCGTCTCCGGCGGCGACGCGGTCGCCGCCGCGATCACCCGTCACCTGCGCGCCCACGCCGACGACTACGCACTGATCGTCGCCTCGCGTGACTGGCACCACGCCGACCACGACAACGGCGGTCACTTCGCCGACGGCGAGCCCGACTTCGTCGACACGTGGCCCGTCCACTGCGTCGCCGACACCCCGGGGGCCGAGTACGACCCCGAGCTCGACACGCAGGCGATCACCCACCACGTGAAGAAGGGTCAAGGCATCCCCGCCTACTCGCTGTTCGAGGGCACGACGGATGCGGGTGAGTCGGTCGCCGAGTTGCTCACCGCGCACGGCGTGGTCGATGTCGACGTCGTCGGGCTCGCGACCGACTACTGCGTGCGGGCCTCGGCGCTCGACGCGCTCGCACACGGACGCCGGGTGCGCGTCCTGACCGATCTCGTCGCGGGTGTCGCGCCTGCCACGAGCGAGGCGGCCCTCGCCGAGCTGGCGCACGCGGGCGCGGAGCTCGCGACCGCCGAGGCGCGCTGA
- a CDS encoding ABC transporter permease — MTAPRRALRRWLPRRRNRPDAALTTAVAEAERVPRADRFGFGDLVLEATVDIGSRPGRLVMTIAGTVLGVGALVATIGFAQTAAGQIARQFDAAAATHLSIGPAEAEARGGKSVATASLPWDAPQRLENLVGVEAAAVLAPVTPPENSITAVPINDPSVAAAAPPALFAASGGILDTLGGTIVTGRSFDEGHDARGDRVALLGAGAAERLSINRVDTQPSIFIGGTAYAVVGIFDDMERRAELVDAVVIPTGAARSDFGLSAPGDAIAHITVGTGPQLREQAPLALAPDAVDTLEVSAPQGRSDLARDVQGDVNVVFVVLGVIVLLAGGLGIANVTTLSVLERTAEIGLRRALGATGRQIAGQFVVESVVIGLLGGLIGAALGVFGVLAVAVAQQWTPVLDPLIAVAGTVLGALIGLAAGGIPARRASRIEPVVALRGNA; from the coding sequence GTGACGGCGCCGCGGAGGGCGCTCCGGCGTTGGCTGCCCCGGCGCCGCAACCGCCCGGATGCCGCGCTCACAACGGCCGTCGCCGAGGCCGAGCGTGTGCCGCGAGCCGACCGGTTCGGCTTCGGCGACCTCGTCCTGGAGGCGACGGTCGACATCGGCTCGCGGCCGGGTCGCCTCGTCATGACGATCGCCGGCACCGTGCTGGGCGTCGGTGCGCTCGTGGCGACCATCGGCTTCGCTCAGACCGCCGCGGGGCAGATCGCACGGCAGTTCGACGCCGCGGCGGCAACCCACCTGAGCATCGGGCCCGCCGAGGCCGAAGCGCGCGGCGGCAAGAGCGTCGCGACGGCATCCCTGCCCTGGGACGCCCCGCAGCGGCTCGAGAATCTCGTCGGCGTCGAAGCGGCAGCTGTACTGGCCCCGGTGACGCCGCCCGAGAACTCGATCACGGCGGTCCCGATCAACGACCCGTCGGTCGCCGCCGCTGCTCCCCCGGCACTGTTCGCCGCCTCCGGCGGGATCCTCGACACCCTCGGCGGAACGATCGTCACCGGCCGGAGCTTCGACGAGGGGCACGACGCCCGTGGCGACCGCGTGGCGCTGCTCGGGGCGGGGGCTGCCGAAAGGCTGTCGATCAACCGCGTCGACACCCAGCCGTCCATCTTCATCGGCGGCACCGCCTACGCGGTCGTCGGCATCTTCGACGACATGGAGCGACGCGCCGAGCTCGTCGACGCCGTCGTCATCCCCACCGGCGCCGCGCGCAGCGACTTCGGGCTGAGCGCCCCCGGCGATGCCATCGCACACATCACAGTCGGGACCGGACCGCAGCTGCGCGAGCAGGCACCCCTCGCGCTCGCCCCCGACGCCGTAGACACCCTCGAGGTGAGTGCACCGCAGGGCCGGTCCGACCTGGCTCGTGACGTCCAGGGCGACGTCAACGTCGTCTTCGTCGTCCTCGGCGTCATCGTGCTGCTCGCCGGCGGGCTCGGCATCGCGAATGTCACGACGCTGTCGGTGCTCGAGCGCACAGCAGAGATCGGCCTGCGCCGCGCGCTCGGAGCCACCGGTCGCCAGATCGCGGGCCAGTTCGTCGTCGAGTCGGTCGTCATCGGGCTGCTCGGCGGTCTCATCGGCGCGGCATTGGGCGTGTTCGGCGTGCTCGCCGTCGCCGTCGCGCAGCAGTGGACCCCCGTGCTCGACCCGCTGATCGCCGTCGCGGGGACCGTGCTGGGGGCGCTGATCGGTCTCGCTGCCGGTGGCATCCCGGCGCGACGCGCCTCGCGCATCGAACCGGTGGTCGCACTGCGAGGCAACGCCTGA
- a CDS encoding TetR family transcriptional regulator: MERDREDSPAHTHPAGLRERRRLETQRELSDAALELFEERGVHGTTVDDIARRAGTSQRTFFRYFPTKEAAVFASADDSARVVSDAIAAVRAGASVVEGIELSWLNLLDRFDAHPDEHIRALRVRRIVGAEPSLLALALRNEAEQVEQLTDAAVDAAGADADVIASRAAVSTLALVLRLTIDEWVRRAELNERASVREIYLEMRRGVAAIARDLESAPPTYE; encoded by the coding sequence ATGGAGCGCGACCGCGAGGACTCCCCCGCCCACACTCATCCCGCCGGACTGCGTGAGCGCCGGCGCCTCGAGACGCAGCGAGAGCTGTCGGATGCCGCTCTCGAGCTGTTCGAGGAGCGCGGGGTCCACGGCACGACCGTCGACGACATCGCACGCCGGGCGGGCACGTCGCAGCGGACGTTCTTCCGGTACTTCCCCACCAAGGAGGCAGCCGTCTTCGCGAGCGCGGACGATTCCGCCCGCGTCGTCAGCGATGCGATCGCGGCGGTCCGCGCCGGCGCATCGGTGGTCGAGGGTATCGAGCTCAGCTGGCTGAACCTGCTCGACCGCTTCGACGCACACCCCGACGAGCACATCCGCGCCCTGCGTGTGCGCCGGATCGTCGGCGCGGAGCCCTCGCTCCTGGCGCTCGCGCTGCGCAACGAGGCCGAGCAGGTCGAGCAGCTGACGGATGCCGCCGTCGACGCCGCCGGGGCCGATGCCGACGTGATCGCTTCGCGCGCAGCCGTGTCGACCCTCGCTCTCGTGCTGCGCCTGACGATCGACGAGTGGGTGCGGCGCGCCGAGCTCAACGAGAGAGCGAGCGTGCGGGAGATCTACCTCGAGATGCGTCGCGGCGTCGCCGCGATCGCCCGTGACCTCGAGAGCGCTCCTCCGACGTACGAGTGA
- a CDS encoding WcbI family polysaccharide biosynthesis putative acetyltransferase: MSSAPTPFRDSPLPDGFGLVVGNCQAETMRILLHADDRPTVRVPPVHEMDAAGTERLHELLPRASFLVAQPVREDYHGLPLGTRQLAAALSRHARLVTFPVVRYTGLHPFQAALHVSGIDEVPPVVAYHDVRTLAAVAGLPVAPRLTRRAVEQVAADSLDELRRREQSIDVAASDLLQPTSGEVMRTVNHPGNAVWMPLAQRVLEALGDAGMPTDPGRPLLDAVRAPLEEWVVDAWGLPDEPRARWRADGVEIEPELVAAAHREWYLAHPAFVDAAVRRLRRTLGRWRL, from the coding sequence GTGTCCAGCGCGCCGACTCCTTTCCGTGACTCCCCGCTGCCCGACGGATTCGGCCTCGTCGTCGGGAACTGCCAAGCCGAGACGATGCGGATCCTCCTGCACGCCGACGATCGGCCGACCGTCCGCGTTCCGCCCGTCCACGAGATGGATGCCGCCGGCACCGAGCGCCTGCACGAGCTGCTGCCGCGGGCGTCGTTCCTCGTCGCCCAGCCGGTGCGCGAGGACTACCACGGCCTGCCGCTGGGCACGCGGCAGCTCGCAGCGGCGCTGTCTCGCCACGCGCGGCTCGTGACATTTCCCGTCGTCCGCTACACCGGCCTGCACCCGTTCCAGGCCGCTCTGCACGTCTCGGGCATCGACGAGGTCCCACCGGTCGTGGCCTATCACGACGTTCGCACGCTGGCCGCGGTTGCCGGGCTGCCCGTCGCGCCGCGCCTGACGCGGCGCGCGGTCGAGCAGGTCGCGGCGGATTCGCTCGACGAGCTGCGGCGGCGTGAGCAGTCGATCGACGTGGCGGCATCCGATCTGCTGCAGCCGACCTCGGGCGAGGTGATGCGCACGGTGAACCATCCCGGGAACGCGGTCTGGATGCCGCTGGCGCAGCGGGTCCTCGAAGCGCTCGGCGACGCGGGGATGCCGACCGATCCCGGGCGCCCGTTGCTCGACGCCGTGCGGGCGCCGCTGGAGGAGTGGGTGGTCGACGCGTGGGGGCTGCCCGATGAGCCGCGGGCGCGCTGGCGAGCGGACGGAGTCGAGATCGAGCCCGAGCTCGTCGCGGCTGCTCACCGGGAGTGGTACCTCGCGCATCCGGCGTTCGTGGACGCGGCGGTCCGTCGTCTGCGTCGAACGCTCGGTCGCTGGCGGTTGTGA
- a CDS encoding TetR/AcrR family transcriptional regulator: MSTDDRAAVGRPGAYAKGVARRREILDRAIEVFQERGLQGTSLRRIAEAIGVSHAALLHYFESREQLLVAVYEHAEAQRDARDRPPSATAVGVMTRAAVDNAEVPGLVELYSTLVAGALEAGSEHGKAFFTARFERVRAQLTQRLRDEQSAGTVRDDVPAEQLAALLVAASDGLQIQWLLEPSIELERTLASLSVLLRPA, encoded by the coding sequence GTGAGCACCGACGATCGCGCAGCCGTGGGCCGACCCGGCGCCTATGCCAAGGGGGTCGCGCGGCGCCGCGAGATCCTCGACCGAGCGATCGAGGTGTTCCAGGAGCGCGGGCTGCAGGGCACGTCGCTGCGCCGCATCGCCGAGGCGATCGGCGTCTCGCATGCCGCGCTGCTGCACTACTTCGAATCCCGCGAGCAGCTGCTCGTCGCCGTCTACGAGCACGCCGAGGCGCAGCGCGACGCGCGTGACCGGCCGCCGTCCGCGACGGCAGTGGGCGTCATGACGCGGGCGGCCGTCGACAACGCCGAAGTGCCCGGGCTCGTCGAGCTGTACTCGACCCTCGTCGCCGGGGCGCTGGAGGCGGGCAGCGAGCACGGCAAGGCCTTCTTCACGGCGCGGTTCGAGCGCGTGCGCGCGCAGCTCACGCAGCGGCTGCGGGACGAGCAGAGCGCGGGCACCGTGCGCGATGACGTCCCGGCCGAGCAGCTCGCCGCTCTGCTGGTCGCGGCTTCGGACGGTCTGCAGATCCAGTGGCTGCTCGAGCCGTCGATCGAACTCGAGCGCACGTTGGCCTCGCTGAGCGTGCTGCTGCGACCGGCGTGA
- a CDS encoding serine/threonine-protein kinase — protein MNDRAASDDSVGVGALLAARYRVVEPIGAGGMARVFLAHDEALGRRVAVKVLRADVADEATADRADIETRLLASLNHPGLVTLFDAHLSHEPRFLVMEHVVGTTLADRIADGPLDARELSALGGQLADALHVVHDAGIVHRDVKPSNILLARSSALGVPLRAKLADFGIAHLLDSDRVTSPSLIVGTAAYIAPELLHGADPAPASDIYALGLVLLEAASGERAFAGTEGNRGQLLARLSRDPEIPGGLDPRWRDLLCEMTAREPCDRPTAHEVMARIPSDGVRAALSNALAARPEQERRAAQAGLATAAWPVTQPAGVSAPVTASRATAAARTDTNPTLVSPSLAAAAASAPDRVTASRRQRRRRRRLALVTGVATAVVAAVVAASVVLAQPQTASTTTPVESPVVQTPLVEPADAPAVVETDVSPIVEESADDAVGTEETVVVDAPPAPAEPVTEPVSVPEDVGAGGSAGPGGNGNGPGSNSGSGPGSNSGNGNGNGNGKPGGGKPRNGG, from the coding sequence ATGAACGATCGAGCCGCGAGCGACGATTCCGTCGGCGTGGGTGCGCTGCTCGCCGCGCGTTATCGGGTCGTCGAGCCCATCGGTGCGGGTGGGATGGCGCGGGTGTTCCTCGCGCACGACGAGGCCCTGGGCCGCCGCGTCGCGGTCAAGGTGCTGCGAGCCGACGTGGCGGACGAGGCGACGGCCGACCGAGCCGACATCGAGACGCGCCTGCTCGCGTCGCTCAATCATCCCGGGCTCGTCACCCTCTTCGACGCGCACCTGTCGCACGAGCCGCGGTTCCTCGTCATGGAACACGTCGTCGGAACCACCCTCGCCGACCGGATCGCCGACGGTCCCCTCGATGCCCGCGAGCTCTCGGCCCTCGGCGGGCAGCTCGCCGATGCGCTGCACGTCGTCCACGACGCGGGCATCGTGCACCGCGACGTCAAACCCTCCAACATCCTCCTGGCGCGCTCCTCCGCGCTGGGGGTGCCGCTGCGCGCCAAGCTCGCCGACTTCGGCATCGCGCACCTGCTGGACAGCGACCGCGTGACCTCGCCCAGTCTCATCGTCGGGACAGCGGCCTATATCGCGCCCGAGCTGCTGCACGGGGCCGATCCGGCACCCGCCTCCGACATCTATGCGCTCGGGCTCGTGCTGCTCGAGGCCGCCAGTGGCGAGCGGGCCTTCGCCGGCACCGAGGGCAACCGCGGACAGCTCCTCGCGCGTCTGTCGCGCGATCCCGAGATCCCCGGCGGGCTGGATCCGCGCTGGCGCGATCTGCTGTGCGAGATGACCGCCCGCGAACCGTGCGATCGTCCGACCGCCCACGAGGTCATGGCGCGCATTCCGAGCGACGGCGTCCGTGCGGCGCTGTCGAACGCACTCGCCGCGCGCCCCGAGCAGGAGCGACGTGCCGCTCAGGCCGGCCTCGCCACGGCCGCGTGGCCGGTGACACAGCCCGCCGGTGTCAGCGCCCCGGTCACCGCGTCGCGGGCGACCGCCGCCGCACGCACCGACACCAACCCGACCCTGGTCTCCCCCAGTCTCGCCGCGGCCGCAGCATCCGCTCCCGACCGTGTCACCGCCAGCCGTCGCCAGCGTCGGCGCCGGCGACGGCTCGCTCTCGTCACCGGGGTGGCGACGGCGGTCGTGGCCGCGGTCGTCGCGGCATCCGTCGTCCTGGCTCAGCCGCAGACGGCTTCGACCACCACGCCGGTCGAGTCGCCGGTCGTGCAGACCCCGCTCGTCGAACCGGCCGACGCGCCGGCTGTCGTCGAGACCGACGTCTCACCGATCGTCGAAGAATCCGCGGACGACGCCGTGGGCACCGAGGAGACCGTCGTCGTCGACGCTCCGCCCGCGCCCGCCGAGCCGGTCACCGAACCCGTCAGCGTGCCGGAGGACGTCGGCGCCGGCGGTTCCGCGGGACCGGGCGGCAACGGCAACGGGCCCGGATCGAACAGCGGCTCGGGCCCGGGTTCGAACAGCGGGAACGGCAACGGCAACGGCAACGGCAAGCCCGGCGGCGGGAAGCCGCGCAACGGGGGCTGA
- a CDS encoding MDR family MFS transporter, protein MTLEQQHPETQSVPINSAVVTPAVRTGPVIALLVASAFVVILNETIMGVALPRLMVDLDITAATAQWLTTGFLLTMAIVIPLTGYLLARFPLRRIYFTAMSLFTLGTLIAALAPGFEVLLAGRVVQASGTAIMMPLLMTTVLNVVEPSRRGRMMGVISIVIAVAPAIGPTVSGLILSVLDWRWMFWLVLPIAVLALSLGAVWVRNVTQTREARFDVASVVLSALGFGGLIFGLSSIGESASGHAPIPVWIPLVVGALSLAAFVARQLALQKSDAALLDLRTFRSRAFSLAVVLVVIVMSALFGSLILLPLYLQQVLGLDTLTVGLMLLPGGVLMGVIAPIVGALFDRFGPTPLVIPGMIVAAGALWGMTTFGTDTPVAWIIAVHMTLNLGLGCVFTPLLTSALGSLPSRLYSHGSATVSTLQQVAGAAGTALFITLMSVGAATAATEGADAVAATASGVHTAFLTGAIIATAAVLLTFFVRKPAPAEGAPPVVAH, encoded by the coding sequence GTGACCCTCGAACAGCAGCATCCCGAAACGCAATCGGTTCCCATCAACTCCGCCGTCGTGACCCCCGCCGTCCGCACCGGCCCCGTCATCGCGCTGCTCGTGGCATCCGCGTTCGTGGTGATCCTGAACGAGACGATCATGGGCGTCGCGCTGCCGCGTCTCATGGTCGACCTCGACATCACCGCCGCCACCGCGCAGTGGCTGACGACCGGCTTCCTGCTGACGATGGCGATCGTCATCCCGCTGACCGGGTATCTGCTGGCGCGCTTCCCCCTGCGTCGCATCTACTTCACGGCGATGTCGCTGTTCACGTTGGGCACGCTCATCGCCGCCCTCGCGCCCGGGTTCGAAGTGCTGCTCGCGGGACGCGTGGTGCAGGCCTCGGGCACGGCGATCATGATGCCGCTGCTGATGACGACGGTGCTCAACGTCGTGGAGCCCTCTCGCCGCGGCCGGATGATGGGCGTCATCAGCATCGTCATCGCCGTAGCGCCGGCGATCGGCCCGACGGTGTCGGGTCTGATCCTCTCGGTGCTCGACTGGCGCTGGATGTTCTGGCTCGTCCTCCCGATCGCGGTGCTCGCCCTCTCGCTCGGCGCCGTCTGGGTGCGTAACGTCACGCAGACCCGCGAGGCGCGGTTCGACGTCGCCTCGGTCGTGCTTTCGGCACTCGGCTTCGGCGGCCTGATCTTCGGGCTCAGCTCGATCGGCGAGTCCGCCTCGGGTCATGCGCCCATCCCGGTGTGGATCCCGCTCGTCGTGGGCGCCCTCTCGCTCGCCGCCTTCGTGGCGCGTCAGCTCGCCCTGCAGAAGTCCGATGCCGCCCTGCTGGACCTGCGCACGTTCCGGTCGCGCGCGTTCAGCCTCGCCGTCGTCCTGGTCGTCATCGTGATGTCGGCTCTGTTCGGCTCGCTCATCCTGCTGCCGTTGTACCTGCAGCAGGTACTCGGGCTCGACACCCTGACGGTGGGACTCATGCTGCTTCCCGGCGGCGTGCTCATGGGGGTGATCGCCCCGATCGTCGGTGCGCTGTTCGACCGTTTCGGGCCGACCCCGCTCGTCATCCCGGGCATGATCGTCGCCGCCGGCGCGCTGTGGGGCATGACGACGTTCGGCACCGATACGCCGGTCGCCTGGATCATCGCGGTGCACATGACTCTCAACCTCGGTCTCGGCTGCGTCTTCACGCCGCTGCTGACCTCGGCGCTCGGATCGCTGCCGTCGCGGCTCTACTCCCACGGCAGCGCGACGGTGAGCACTCTGCAGCAGGTCGCGGGTGCCGCGGGCACGGCGCTGTTCATCACCCTGATGTCGGTCGGCGCGGCCACGGCGGCCACCGAAGGGGCGGATGCCGTCGCGGCGACGGCCAGCGGCGTGCACACGGCCTTCCTGACGGGCGCGATCATCGCCACCGCCGCAGTCCTGCTCACGTTCTTCGTGCGCAAGCCGGCTCCGGCCGAAGGCGCCCCGCCGGTCGTGGCCCACTGA
- a CDS encoding ABC transporter ATP-binding protein, whose product MTAATAVALEADGAGAAVPPVIELRDVTRSFPGPPEVQALKGINLTVSDGDYVSIVGPSGSGKSTMLNILGLLDRPTVGEYRLSGELTGGYTEDERAAVRARRLGFVFQAFHLMPRRTVLENVMLPMLYSGMPRDERPARAREALERVGLGHRVDFLPGLLSGGERQRVAVARAVVTQPRVILADEPTGNLDQATTADIMALFEELHAGGLTFVVITHDQHVADRAARRIRIADGRMSELP is encoded by the coding sequence ATGACCGCGGCGACCGCCGTCGCGCTCGAAGCCGACGGGGCCGGGGCCGCCGTGCCGCCGGTGATCGAGCTGCGCGATGTGACGCGATCCTTCCCCGGTCCGCCGGAGGTCCAGGCACTGAAAGGCATCAACCTGACGGTGTCGGACGGCGACTACGTCTCGATCGTCGGACCCAGCGGGTCGGGCAAGTCGACGATGCTCAACATCCTCGGCTTGCTCGATCGCCCGACCGTCGGCGAGTACCGGCTCTCGGGCGAGCTGACGGGTGGCTACACCGAGGATGAGCGCGCCGCCGTCCGCGCGCGCCGCCTGGGCTTCGTGTTCCAGGCGTTCCATCTCATGCCCCGTCGGACGGTGCTCGAGAACGTGATGCTGCCGATGCTCTACAGCGGGATGCCGCGCGACGAGCGTCCCGCGCGGGCCCGCGAGGCCCTCGAGCGGGTCGGGTTGGGTCACCGGGTCGACTTCCTGCCCGGGCTGCTCTCGGGCGGCGAGCGCCAGCGCGTCGCCGTTGCCCGCGCGGTCGTGACGCAGCCGCGCGTGATTCTGGCCGACGAGCCCACCGGCAACCTCGACCAGGCCACCACGGCCGACATCATGGCGCTGTTCGAGGAGCTGCACGCCGGCGGCCTGACCTTCGTCGTCATCACCCACGACCAGCACGTCGCCGATCGCGCCGCCCGGCGCATCCGAATCGCCGACGGTCGCATGAGCGAGCTCCCGTGA
- a CDS encoding CGNR zinc finger domain-containing protein, translating into MQLNPYGEYAVLLAASLANDWPADRDGIVARTYEHGMTAVYAPAEASDHARTRAVIDAWLGIVDADTEAQRARLLNDQMAAATAYPRLTDHDGAWHLHYRDDDQRLPQVLRAVIAVGTALHVTTRGMRRLARCAAGGAAGDPCRNVVVDVTRNGRQRYCSVRCANRDGVRRHRARAAIAHRDG; encoded by the coding sequence ATGCAGCTCAACCCTTACGGCGAGTACGCCGTCCTGCTCGCGGCATCCCTCGCCAACGATTGGCCGGCGGACCGCGACGGGATCGTCGCGCGGACCTACGAACACGGGATGACGGCCGTGTACGCGCCGGCGGAGGCCTCCGACCATGCACGTACCCGCGCCGTCATCGACGCGTGGCTCGGGATCGTCGACGCCGACACCGAGGCCCAGCGCGCGCGCCTGCTGAACGACCAGATGGCGGCGGCGACGGCGTACCCGCGACTGACCGATCATGACGGTGCCTGGCACCTGCACTATCGCGACGACGATCAGCGACTCCCGCAGGTGTTGCGCGCGGTCATCGCGGTCGGGACGGCGCTGCACGTGACCACGCGGGGGATGCGCCGGCTCGCGCGATGCGCGGCGGGAGGGGCCGCCGGAGATCCCTGCCGCAACGTCGTCGTCGACGTGACGCGCAACGGCCGGCAGCGCTACTGCTCGGTCCGGTGCGCGAACCGCGACGGCGTGCGCCGGCACCGCGCTCGCGCCGCCATAGCGCATCGCGACGGCTGA